A DNA window from Anastrepha ludens isolate Willacy chromosome 6, idAnaLude1.1, whole genome shotgun sequence contains the following coding sequences:
- the LOC128867075 gene encoding calcium-binding mitochondrial carrier protein SCaMC-2-A-like yields MENKSEAQSGLWWRHLVAGGLAGAASRTCTAPLDRIKVFFQVQPHKTAMSETVKYMLNEGGARSMWRGNGINVLKIAPESAIKFAAYDQIKRLIRGSDEKRQMTMFERFVAGAAAGSIAQTTIYPMEVLKTRLALGKTGQYAGILNAAKKIYLAEGARSFYRGYIPNMLGIIPYAGIDLAVYETLKKRYLSTNGTEQPSFLVLLACGSASGTLGQLCSYPLALIRTRLQIQGANKNMQPTLGIVLTQNSSIDDGNMFGIFRKILNNEGVCGLYRGITPNFIKMVPAVSISYITYEYSSRALGVSMT; encoded by the coding sequence atggaaaataaaagcgAAGCGCAATCCGGGTTGTGGTGGCGTCACTTGGTTGCTGGGGGTCTTGCGGGGGCAGCATCACGCACCTGCACAGCTCCATTGGATAGGATAAAAGTATTCTTCCAGGTCCAGCCACATAAAACTGCGATGTCGGAGACTGTCAAATATATGTTGAACGAAGGAGGCGCCCGCAGTATGTGGCGTGGCAATGGCATTAACGTTTTGAAAATTGCCCCCGAGAGTGCGATTAAGTTCGCAGCCTATGATCAAATTAAACGACTGATTCGTGGCAGCGACGAAAAGCGACAAATGACGATGTTCGAACGCTTTGTGGCGGGAGCAGCAGCGGGTAGCATCGCGCAAACTACCATATACCCAATGGAGGTACTAAAAACCCGGTTAGCACTGGGTAAAACCGGCCAGTATGCAGGTATTTTGAATGCTGCGAAAAAGATCTATTTGGCAGAGGGTGCTCGAAGTTTCTATCGTGGTTACATTCCGAATATGTTGGGCATTATTCCATATGCAGGCATTGATTTGGCAGTGTACGAAACGTTGAAGAAAAGATACTTAAGCACTAACGGAACGGAACAACCAAGTTTCCTGGTACTTTTAGCTTGCGGCAGTGCGTCTGGCACCTTGGGACAATTGTGCTCGTACCCATTGGCGTTGATACGAACACGACTGCAGATACAAGgggcaaacaaaaatatgcaaccAACTCTTGGAATAGTACTAACGCAAAATAGTTCAATCGACGATGGGAACATGTTCGGGATATTTCGGAAGATCCTGAACAATGAGGGTGTCTGTGGTTTGTACCGTGGCATTACgccaaatttcattaaaatggtACCCGCAGTGTCCATTAGCTATATAACATACGAGTATTCTAGTCGTGCGTTAGGTGTGAGTATGACGTGA